From Pseudarthrobacter equi, a single genomic window includes:
- a CDS encoding isocitrate lyase/PEP mutase family protein — MTETTTAERAQQLKALHEAPEILQVVNVWDAISAATVAGLPETKAIATAGHSIAAALGYADGTMPLDVALAGVRRIVDAVDLPVTADLDDGYEDPAETIRRAIGIGVAGANVEDRLRPFDEAVSRVQAIVAAAAAEGVPFQLNARTDALVRAGDRPVKDSIEDAIARGRAFLDAGAALVFVPGALTRDVIEPLVDGLGRGKLSIIGAPGALPAAQLQELGVARVSYGPFTQRVALRALRDLATDLYGAGVIPADTPALN; from the coding sequence ATGACTGAAACGACCACAGCAGAGCGTGCACAGCAGCTGAAGGCCCTCCACGAAGCACCGGAAATCCTCCAGGTGGTCAACGTGTGGGATGCCATCAGCGCGGCAACCGTCGCTGGCCTCCCGGAGACCAAGGCGATCGCCACCGCAGGGCATTCGATCGCAGCCGCGCTGGGTTATGCGGATGGAACCATGCCCCTGGACGTTGCCCTGGCGGGCGTCAGGCGAATCGTGGACGCCGTGGACCTGCCTGTCACTGCAGACCTCGACGACGGCTACGAGGACCCTGCCGAGACTATCCGGCGCGCCATCGGGATCGGCGTGGCCGGGGCCAACGTTGAAGACAGGCTGCGGCCCTTTGATGAAGCCGTTTCCCGGGTGCAGGCGATAGTGGCCGCAGCCGCTGCCGAAGGGGTGCCCTTCCAGCTCAATGCCCGCACCGACGCGCTGGTCCGTGCCGGGGACCGGCCGGTCAAGGACAGCATCGAGGATGCCATCGCCCGGGGCCGTGCCTTCCTCGACGCCGGTGCGGCACTGGTCTTTGTCCCGGGCGCCCTGACCCGGGACGTCATCGAACCCCTCGTTGACGGGCTCGGCCGCGGAAAGCTGTCCATTATTGGAGCCCCCGGGGCGCTCCCGGCAGCGCAACTCCAGGAACTTGGCGTGGCGCGGGTGTCGTACGGCCCCTTCACCCAACGGGTGGCACTCCGGGCGTTGCGGGACCTTGCCACGGACCTGTACGGGGCCGGCGTGATTCCCGCTGATACCCCCGCGCTGAACTAG
- a CDS encoding energy-coupling factor ABC transporter ATP-binding protein, which yields MPVVTFDQVTVAVESDHSPAPKVLLDSVNLRLAERRVGVIGANGSGKSTLLRLVNGLVQPTAGTVAVDGDDTVRAVRKVRRSVGFVFTDPLSQLVMPTGREDVELSLRRSVRNGRERQAMAEAALHRLGLLPLADQSIYELSGGERQLMALAAVLAVEPAVLVLDEPSTLLDLRNRELLRHTLAGLEQQVIMSTHDLELALDMDRVLVVEDGTVAYDGAPADAVAFYRALCLDGMRHPAGPVRGPGTP from the coding sequence ATGCCCGTAGTCACCTTTGACCAGGTAACAGTCGCCGTGGAGTCGGACCACTCCCCTGCGCCCAAGGTCCTCCTTGACAGCGTGAACCTCCGCCTGGCCGAACGCCGAGTGGGCGTCATCGGTGCCAATGGGTCCGGAAAGTCCACGCTGCTGCGCCTGGTGAACGGGCTCGTCCAGCCCACGGCAGGCACAGTAGCGGTCGACGGCGACGACACAGTCCGCGCGGTCCGGAAAGTCCGCCGGAGCGTCGGTTTCGTCTTCACCGACCCGCTGTCCCAGCTGGTCATGCCCACCGGCCGCGAGGATGTTGAGCTGTCGCTGCGCCGCTCTGTCCGGAACGGCCGCGAACGGCAGGCCATGGCCGAAGCCGCGCTCCACCGGCTTGGGCTGCTGCCCCTGGCAGACCAAAGCATCTACGAACTCTCCGGCGGGGAACGCCAGCTGATGGCGCTCGCGGCGGTCCTGGCGGTGGAGCCGGCGGTGCTGGTCCTCGATGAACCGTCCACGCTCCTGGATCTCAGGAACCGGGAACTGCTGCGCCACACCCTTGCGGGACTGGAACAGCAGGTCATCATGTCCACCCACGACCTCGAGCTCGCCCTGGACATGGACCGGGTCCTGGTAGTGGAGGACGGGACGGTGGCATACGACGGCGCCCCGGCAGACGCCGTCGCGTTCTACCGTGCCCTGTGCCTGGACGGGATGCGGCACCCCGCCGGCCCGGTCCGCGGTCCGGGCACGCCATGA
- a CDS encoding energy-coupling factor transporter transmembrane component T family protein, with protein MRGHGFLLANYVPGNSFIHRSPLALKFLLVFACGLASFLVVDWRVSLAVLAALCGLFLLTGAGPKRLWRAVRPLLPVLLVIGLFQWWQLGAPTAGRIVLNILVCVVAASLLTATTPVQRLLDGVVAAATPFQRFGADPERFALTIGVMLRSIPYIAGTFADVRDSARARGLERNPRALVLPVFITSVAYARQTGEALAARGLGDAEDRGPGD; from the coding sequence ATGAGGGGTCACGGTTTCCTGCTGGCCAACTATGTGCCGGGAAACTCCTTTATTCACCGGTCACCCCTGGCCCTGAAGTTCCTTCTGGTGTTCGCCTGCGGGCTGGCATCGTTCCTGGTTGTCGACTGGCGCGTATCCCTGGCGGTGCTGGCTGCGCTGTGCGGGCTGTTCCTCCTGACCGGAGCCGGACCGAAGCGGCTGTGGCGCGCGGTCCGCCCGCTGCTTCCGGTGCTCCTGGTGATCGGGCTCTTCCAGTGGTGGCAGCTCGGTGCGCCCACAGCGGGCAGGATTGTCCTGAACATCCTGGTCTGCGTGGTGGCCGCGTCCCTGCTGACCGCAACCACCCCCGTGCAGCGGCTCCTGGACGGCGTGGTTGCGGCCGCCACTCCATTCCAGCGGTTCGGCGCCGATCCGGAGCGGTTCGCGCTCACCATCGGGGTCATGCTGCGCAGCATCCCCTACATCGCCGGAACCTTCGCCGACGTCAGGGACTCCGCCAGGGCGCGGGGGCTGGAGCGGAACCCGCGGGCATTGGTCCTGCCGGTTTTCATCACCTCGGTGGCCTACGCCCGCCAGACCGGCGAAGCGCTCGCCGCCAGGGGGCTTGGAGACGCGGAAGACCGCGGGCCCGGGGACTGA
- a CDS encoding biotin transporter BioY → MSNTDTAVTSSHSSKRRRWNATDLGLIGVFAALVAGAALVPGLAVNGFGVPITFQTLAVMLTGLVLGPGRGFAAVGLYTLLGLAGLPIFSQGRSGLGILAGPSAGYIIAFPIAAALVGWLATVVIRRTTKARALWFFLAATVTSILTVHTLGVAGIALNTKATLGQAFLSDLVFYPGDIIKNILAAGIAVALHRAFPDVLVRRARRSNQPVQPAKA, encoded by the coding sequence ATGAGCAACACCGACACCGCCGTCACCTCCAGCCATTCCTCCAAACGCCGCCGCTGGAACGCCACAGACCTGGGCCTGATCGGCGTCTTCGCTGCACTGGTAGCCGGCGCCGCGCTCGTACCCGGCCTGGCCGTCAACGGCTTCGGCGTGCCCATCACCTTTCAGACCCTCGCCGTGATGCTCACCGGCCTGGTGCTCGGACCGGGTAGGGGCTTCGCCGCCGTCGGCCTCTACACCCTCCTGGGCCTTGCCGGACTGCCCATCTTCAGCCAGGGCCGCAGCGGCCTGGGCATCCTCGCCGGCCCGTCTGCGGGCTACATCATCGCGTTCCCCATCGCTGCCGCACTTGTCGGCTGGCTGGCAACCGTCGTGATCCGCCGCACCACCAAGGCCCGCGCGCTGTGGTTTTTCCTCGCCGCCACGGTCACCAGCATCCTCACCGTCCACACCCTGGGCGTCGCGGGCATCGCCCTTAACACGAAGGCCACCCTCGGCCAGGCCTTCCTCAGCGACCTCGTCTTCTACCCCGGGGACATCATCAAGAACATCCTCGCCGCAGGCATCGCCGTTGCCCTGCACCGCGCTTTCCCGGACGTCCTTGTCCGCCGCGCCCGCCGCAGCAACCAGCCTGTCCAGCCGGCCAAGGCCTAG